TCCACCAGCTCGGCCGGAATCTCGTCGAGGAAGCGGGACGCGGGGTTGTGCTGCGGCGCTCCCCACGCACTGCGGACCACGGCCCGGGAGACGTAGAGACGCTTGCGCGCCCGGGTGATGCCGACGTAGGCGAGCCGGCGTTCCTCCTCCAGCTCCTTGGCGTCGCTGTGTGAGCGCTGGTGCGGGAAGACCCCGTCCTCCAGGCCGGTGAGGAAGACGACCGGGAACTCCAGCCCCTTCGCGGTGTGCAGGGTCATCAGCGTGACCACGCCGCCGTTGTCCTCGCCGTCGGGAATCTGGTCGGAGTCGGCGACCAAGGCGACGCGTTCGAGGAAGTCGGCGAGGGTGGCCGGCACTCCCTCCGCCACCGCTCCCTCGGTGAACTCCCGGGCCACGGCCACCAGCTCGGAGAGGTTCTCCACCCGGGTCTCGTCCTGGGGGTCGGGAGAGTTCTCCAGCTCCTTCAGGTAGCCGCTGCGGTGGAGCACCTGCTCCAGCAGGTCGGCGGGGGGCATCCCCTCCGCCACCGCGGCCACCAGCTCGTCGATCATCGTCACGAACCCGCGGATGGCGTTGGCCGACCGGGTGGCCAGGCCCAGCACCTCGTCGGTGCGGCGCAGTGCCTGCCAGAAGGTGGTCCGCTCGCGCTGGGCGAACGCCTCGACGCAGGCCTCGGCGCGGTCGCCGATCCCCCGCTTCGGGACGTTGAGGATCCGGCGCAACGACACGGTGTCCTCGGGGTTGGCGAGCAGCCGGAGGTAGGCGAGCGCGTCCCGCACCTCCCGGCGTTCGTAGAAGCGGACCCCGCCGACGACCTTGTAGGGCAGGCCGACGCGGATGAAGATCTCCTCGAACACCCGGCTCTGTGCGTTGGTGCGGTAGAACACCGCGACGTCCTTGGGCTGGGCCGCGCCCAGGTCGCCCAGCCGGTCGATCTCCTCGGCGACGAACTGCGCCTCGTCGTGCTCGTCCTCGGCGACGTAGCCCACCACGGACTCACCGGAGCCGGCGTCGGACCAGAGGTTCTTGGCCTTGCGGCCGGCGTTGCGGCTGATCACCGCGTTGGCGGCGGTCAGGATCGTCTGGGTGGAGCGGTAGTTCTGCTCCAGCAGGATCACCTGGGCGTCGGGGAAGTCCTCCTCGAACTGCAGGATGTTACGGATCGTCGCGCCGCGGAAGCCGTAGATCGACTGGTCGGCGTCGCCCACGACCATCAGCTCGCCGTGCGGCTCGTCGCCGTCGGCGCTGGTCAGCTCGCGGACCAGGACGTACTGCGCGTGGTTGGTGTCCTGGTACTCGTCGACCAGGACGTGCGCGAACCGGCGGCGGTAGTGCTCGCGGACGTCGGGGAACGCCTGCAGCA
This Actinopolymorpha cephalotaxi DNA region includes the following protein-coding sequences:
- the pcrA gene encoding DNA helicase PcrA, with the protein product MTDSNEASDAKSTGERSAADLGRAEGRRGGPGSTAPGDDASTRRPGHDPETLLEGLNPSQRAAVVHEGHPLLVVAGAGSGKTRVLTRRIGWLLAERGARPSSVLAITFTNKAAGEMRERVAELVGPRAAGAMWVSTFHASCVRILRREIKRFGMSSSFSIYDDADSRRLMTLVCRDLDLDSKRYNPRSVLNWVSNCKNELIDHEEAARRAENHLERTFAECYGLYQQRLRESSALDFDDIIMTTVHLLQAFPDVREHYRRRFAHVLVDEYQDTNHAQYVLVRELTSADGDEPHGELMVVGDADQSIYGFRGATIRNILQFEEDFPDAQVILLEQNYRSTQTILTAANAVISRNAGRKAKNLWSDAGSGESVVGYVAEDEHDEAQFVAEEIDRLGDLGAAQPKDVAVFYRTNAQSRVFEEIFIRVGLPYKVVGGVRFYERREVRDALAYLRLLANPEDTVSLRRILNVPKRGIGDRAEACVEAFAQRERTTFWQALRRTDEVLGLATRSANAIRGFVTMIDELVAAVAEGMPPADLLEQVLHRSGYLKELENSPDPQDETRVENLSELVAVAREFTEGAVAEGVPATLADFLERVALVADSDQIPDGEDNGGVVTLMTLHTAKGLEFPVVFLTGLEDGVFPHQRSHSDAKELEEERRLAYVGITRARKRLYVSRAVVRSAWGAPQHNPASRFLDEIPAELVDWRRTEADQISWSSQSVSSRRTDRQAGRTAQRPIVALSAGDRVVHDTFGMGSVVATAGQGDNAEATVDFGSEGVKRFLLRYAPLQKL